AGATCCTCACAAAAATATCACACCAACCAATAGAGAATTAATTGCTCAAGGGGCTGGTAATATGGTCTCTGGTTTGATTGGAGGTATTCCAGTTACTCAGGTTATTGTAAGAAGTTCGGCAAACATACAGGCCGGTGGACGTACAAAGCTCTCAGCAATATTTCATGGAGTGTTATTAATGACCTGTGTTATGTTTATTCCTGATTTACTAAACACTATCCCATTAGCAGCTTTGGCGGCGATATTAATAATGGTAGGTTATAAACTAGCACAACCATCATTGTTCAAGAAGATGTATACGGAAGGTCAAGACCAATTTATACCGTTTATTGTAACTATTGTGGCTGTATTATTTACGGATCTCCTTATTGGAATTTTGATTGGATTATTGGTAGGATTAGCATACGTTTTATTTACCAATTTCAGATCGGCAATAAAATACAATAGAGAAGGAAACCACCATATAGTGGACTTCAAGAAGGATGTGTTCTTTTACAATAGAGCTGAATTAATTCAAGTTTTTAGTAAATTGAAAAGTGGTGATAAACTAACACTTGACGGAAGAAATGTCGACTTCATGGATCATGATATCTTTTTGGCTATTGAAGAATTTGTTCAAGAAGCAGACAAGAAAAACATTGAAGTAGAAGTAAAAGAGATAAGTAGAAAGAAAATTACTTTCAGAAAGAAGAATGAATCAAGTGTCAAACTAACGGTAAAATCTTAAATAGAAATTTATGGAATCATATAAAAAACTTTTAGCAGAAAATAAAAGGTGGGCAGAAGCACAAGCTTTGGTAGATCCAATGTTCTTCACTCAAATGGCAGCAGGTCAAAGTCCTGAGTTTTTGTGGATAGGTTGTGCAGATAGTCGTGCTCCTGCAGATAAAATCACCAATACTCAACCAGGGCAAATCTTTGTACATAGAAATGTTGCGAACCTTGTCCTTCACAATGACTTCAATATGCTAAGTGTGTTGCAATACGCTGTTGAGGTACTCAAAGTGAAGCACATTATGGTTGTGGGTCATTATGGCTGTGGTGGAGTAAAAGCTTCTATGTCAAATGATGATTTAGGACTTATCAATAAGTGGGTGCGTAACATCAAGGATGTTTACCAAAAACATAATGACGAGCTTGAAGCAATCGAAGATGAAACTGCTAAAACAAATAGACTTTGCGAATTAAACGTGGTAGAGCAAACACGTAATTTGGTTAAAACTACAATTGTTCAAAAAGCTTGGGCAAATGGACATAAGGTTCATATACACGGATGGATTTTGCAATTAGACTCAGGTTTAATTAAGCAAATCTTTGAAGTGGCACCTGGTGATTTATCAGTAGTAGAGCCTATTTACAGGTACAATATTACGCCAACAGAGAAAGAGAGTTAATATTCATTAACTCATATTAGGTAACTAA
This portion of the Spirosomataceae bacterium TFI 002 genome encodes:
- a CDS encoding carbonic anhydrase, whose translation is MESYKKLLAENKRWAEAQALVDPMFFTQMAAGQSPEFLWIGCADSRAPADKITNTQPGQIFVHRNVANLVLHNDFNMLSVLQYAVEVLKVKHIMVVGHYGCGGVKASMSNDDLGLINKWVRNIKDVYQKHNDELEAIEDETAKTNRLCELNVVEQTRNLVKTTIVQKAWANGHKVHIHGWILQLDSGLIKQIFEVAPGDLSVVEPIYRYNITPTEKES